The Amycolatopsis tolypomycina region TGCCTCGTGTGCCGGCAGGGTCGCGAACTCCGCCCGCTTGCCCAGGTACACCGTGCGGTGCGTGGGTGTCACCGTGTGGTCGTAACCGTGCAGCAGCACGGAATCACCGCCGCGGGCGCGGGTGCGCACCCACTCCGTCACCGGGCCGTCGCCGGTGCGGGCGGCGTACAGCACCGAGAGCGGCACCTTGCGGCGGTCGAGCTCGGCCGCGAGGTCGGCGCACCGGTGCAGCGTGCGCGGGGTGATTCCCGACAGCGAAACCAGCAAGCGAGCGTCCACGACCACCATTGGGACGCACGCGGCTAAAGCGCCCATGAACTGCGCAGAACGGGCGGGCGACCGTTCTCGTAAAAGCTCAGCCGGCTGCGCGCAGGTGCATGACCGCCACCGCGATCCGGCCGCGGAGGTCCGGGTCGGCGACCTGGCCGTCGGCGACGTCCGCGCGCGAGACCGGGATCCGCGCGCACGCCTCATCCACGATCTTCGCGCCCGCGTAGGTCAGGACCTTGCGCAAGGAGTCGTGCGCGTCCCGGCCGCCGGTCGGTGCCGCGACCGAGGAGGCGTTGATCCACGCCACCGGCTTGCCGTACATCTCGCCACCGCCGACCGTCCAGTCGAGGAGGTTCTTGAAGGAGCCCGGCAGCCCGCCCGCGTACTCCGGCGTGCAGATCAGCACCGCGTCGGCTTCCTTGATCGCGGCGCGCAGGGAAGCTACCTCAGGGTGCAGCGGGTCGCGGTCGTCATCGGGGTTGAAGTGCGGCAGATCGCCGAGGCCGGTGTACGTCTTGCTCGCGGTGAGGGTCGCGACGGTCCCCAACACCGCCGCATTGCCCGAGCCGGCTCGGAGGCTGCCGCAGATCAGCAGGATCACGAGGCCAGTCTGCCAGCGAAAGCCCGGTGATGCGGTGGTACGCCTCGATGTACCGGTCGCGCGTGGCCGTCACCACTTCGGGTGGCAACGGCGGCAGCGGCGACACACAGTCCCACCCGGAGGCCGGGTCGACCAGCCAGTCCCGCACGTGCTGCTTGTCGAACGACGGCTGCGGGACGCCGGGCTGGTGGCCGTCGGCGAGCCAGTAGCGGGCCGAATCCGGGGTGAGCAGCTCGTCCGCCAGCACGAGCCCGCCGCCGGCGCCGATGCCGAATTCGAATTTCGTGTCGGCCAGCAGCAGGCCCTGCTCCGCGGCGCGCGCGGCGCCCCGGCGGTACAGCTCCAGCGACGCCTCCCGGACCTCCTCGGCGAGCGCGCGGCCGAGCACCGAGACGCACGTGTCGAAGTCGATGTTCTCGTCCTTCTCGCCGGGACGCGCCTTCGTGGACGGCGTGAAGATCGGCTCGGGCAGCCGCGCCGACTCGGCCAGCCCGGCCGGCAGCGACAGCCCGCACACCTGCCCGGACCGGCGGTAGTCCGCGTACCCGCGGCCGGTGAGGTAGCCGCGGACGACCGCCTCCACCGGCAGCATGTCGAGCCGCTCGACCAGCAGCGCCCGGCCGCGGACGGTCTCCGGGATCAACGGCCCCTCGCAGGCCACGAGGTGGTTCGGCAGGACGTCGGCGAGCTCGCGGAACCAGAACACGCTCATCGCGGTGAGCACGCGGCCCTTGCCGGGGACCGAGGTGGGGAAGACGCGTTCGAAGGCGGAGATGCGGTCGGAGGCGACGACCAGCAGGCGGTCGTCGCCCACGGCGAACAGGTCGCGGACCTTGCCCGTGGCGAGCCGCTCGGGGATGGGGAGGGGTGTCACGCGCTGAACCCTAACGGGCACCCTCCGCCACCATGGATGATGCTGGCATGGCGTACGACTGGATCTCGGTGACCACCGACTACGGCCTGCGCGACGGCTTCGTGGCGGCCTGCCACGGCGTGATCGCGCGGCTGGCGCCCGCGGTGCGAGTGATCGACGTGACCCACGAAGTGCCGGCCCAGGACATCCGGCACGGGGCGATGGCGCTGGCCCAGACGGTCCCCTACCTGCCGGAATCGGTGCACGTCGCCGTGGTCGACCCCGGGGTGGGCACAGCCCGGCTCGGCGTGGTCGTCGTCGCGGACGACGGGCTGCTGGTCGGGCCGGACAACGGCCTCCTGCTGCCCGCCGCGCAGGCGCTGGGCGGGGTCCGGGCGGCCTACGAGCTGGCCGAGCCGTCGCTGCGGCTGCCGGCGACGTCGGCGACGTTCCACGGGCGGGACGTCTTCGCGCCCGCGGCCGCGCACCTGGCGCTGGGGGTTGCGCCGTCGGACTTCGGCGACCCGGTGGACGGCCTGGTCGCGATGCCGGAGCCGTTCGTCGCCGCCTTCCCCGGCAAGCTCGTTTCGGAAGTGCTGACGGTCGACCACTTCGGCAACGTCCAGCTGGCGGCGACCCCGGCGGACCTCGAGCTCTCCGGCCTGTCCGGCGCGGTTTCCGTGCACAGCGAGCGCGTGGCGGTGACCACCGTGCTCGGGCGCACCTTCGCCGACGTGCCTGCCGGCTCGCCGGTGCTCTACACCGATTCGGCGGGGCGCCTCGCCGTCGCCGTGAACGGCGGCTCGGCGGCCGCCGTGCTCGGGCTCGGGCCGGCCCAGGAGTGCACGATCACCTCGTCGCCGACGGCGACCTGACCCGGCCGCAGCACCGCGGCCTTCATGCCGAAGACGACGCCGCCGCCCGGGTCACGCCGGTACGTCGCGAGGGTGCGGATCGGCTCGGGACCGGCCTTGGCGCCGGTCTCCTGGTCGACCATCGGGACGGTGCAGCGGACGCACCTCTCGGCGTAGCCCAGCTTCGCGGTGCCCACTTCCAGCTCCCGGGCTTCGTCCTCGCGGTGGGGCTCGGCCCAGCCGGAGATGACGATGTTGGGGCGAAAGCGGTCCATCGGAACGGGTTCGCCCTGGGCGGCCGCGATCCGCTCGTTCAAACTGTCCAAAGAGGACTCGGAGGCGAGCAGCAGGGCGTGCGCGTCGCCGAACGCGGCCTGGCCCGGGAACTCGCCGCCGCTGACGCGGTCGTGGTCGGGCGTGACGCCGATCAGTTCGGCGGGCCGCCCGAGCAGGTCCGAGAACCATTCGTCGGCGCGGGGATCCTGCCGGACGCCTTCGCCGTGCCAGGTGAGCATCGACACCGGGCGGCGGGGGCCGTCGCGCCGGATGGCGATGACGACGTCTTCGCGGCCGGGGGCGGACAGGGCGAGCCGGTCGCCGAGCACCCGCGGGCGAACGGTCGCCATGATCGGGTGCGGGCGCTGGGTGAGGATGTCGCCGTCCGGCGTGATGACCTGGAAGACCCGGTCGTGCGCGAGCCCGGTTTCCGTCACCTCGGCGGACGGGACGTCGATCCCCGCGCAGGATTTCACCGGGTAGTAGGTCAGCCGAGCGATTCTCGCCATCTTCGCAGGCTACCCGGGACGTGGCGGGCGAAGCGTCCGCTTTTCTGCGCACCGCGTCGAGGTAGGCCCGGTCGGCGGCGAAGCGGGCCGCCACCTCGGGGCCCGTGGCCTCGAGCCGGTCGAGGGCCGCCGGGTAGGCGGTCTCCTGACCCGGGCGCCGGGGTCGAGGAGGGGATCAGGACGTCGGAGCATGTCGCCGGCGAGCACGACGGCGGCGTGGCCGACGGCGTGCGCGTCGTGCTCGATGAGCTCGGCCGGCAAGCCGCCGCCGTCCGCGGGCAGCGGGGTGAGGAGGCCGACCAGGTCGAGCGGGATGCCGGACGCGCTCTCCGCCGCCATCGCCTGCGCTCGTTCGCGGGCTTCGGCGGCCGCCCGGGCGCCGGCGGCGGTGGCGTACCGCGGGACGCAGGACGAGCCCGGTTTCCCCGCGCACACCGTGGTGTTGCTCCAGACCCACTCGCTCTGCCGGACCCAGACGCTCCGAATACTCAGAGCACCTGGGACAGGAACCGCTGCAGGCGCGGGCTCTCGGGCTCGTCGAAGAGCTGCGCCGGCGGCCCCTGCTCGACGATGCGGCCCGCGTCCATGAACGCCACCTCGTCGGCGACGCTGCGGGCGAAACCCATCTCGTGCGTCACCACGATCAGGGTGAGTCCCCGCGAGGCCAGGCCCGCCATCAGGTTCAGCACGCCCTTGACCAGCTCCGGGTCGAGCGCGCTGGTGGCCTCGTCGAAGAGCATCACCTCGGGGTCCATCGCCAGTGCCCGCGCGATCGCGACGCGCTGCTGCTGCCCGCCGGACAGCGCGCTCGGCCGGTACGGTGCCTTGTCCGCGAGACCGACCTCCGCCAGGCGGGCGCGGGCGATCGCCGACGCCTCCTCCTTGCTCAGCTTCTTCACGCTGCGCAGGGGCAGCACGATGTTGTCCAGCACGCTCCGGTGGCCGAAGAGGTTGAAGTGCTGGAACACCATGCCGACGCGCTGGCGCAGCGCGTCGGGGTCGGACCTGATCACCGATTCGCCGTCGAGCAGCAGGTCGCCGGAATCGGGCTCCTGCAGCCGGTTCACGCAGCGCAGGAGCGTCGACTTGCCGGAGCCGGACGGGCCGATGATGCACGTCGTCTTGCCGCTCTCCACGCGGAGGTCGACTCCGCGCAGGACTTCGAGCGTGCCGAAGCTGACGTGGATGTCCCGCAGCTCCACACTGGACGAACGCACCGCCGTCGTCACGAGGGGACCTTTCCGCTGGCGACCAGGTCCAGCTCGTCTCCGTCGCCCGGGTCGTCGGCGCGCACCTTGCGGCCGGTCCGGAGCTTCTTGTCGATGTAGTTGACCAGGTGGGTCAGCGGCACGGTGATGACCAGGAAGAACACGCCCGCGGCGACCAGCGGCGACAGGTTGCCCGTGTTGGCCGCGAGGTCCTGGCCGATCCGGAACAGCTCGCGCTGGCCGGACAGCAGCCCGAGCACGTAGACGAGGCTGGAGTCCTTGACCAGCGCGATGAACTGGTTCACCAGCGCCGGCAGCACCCGCCGGACGCCCTGCGGGATGATCACCAGCAGCATCGACTTGGTGTAGCTCATCCCGAGCGCGCGGCTGGCCTCCAGCTGGCCCTTGTCGACGCTCTGGATGCCGGACCGGAAGATCTCGCCGATGTAGGCGGCGGCGATCAGGGACAGGGCGAGGATGCCCATCGGGTACGGGTTCGTGCCGACGACGTCCCGGGCGAGCGTGCCGAGCCCTTGGCCGATCAGCAGGATCGTCAGGATGGCGGGCAGGCCGCGGAAGATGTCGGTGTAGACCCGCGCGGGCCAGCGCAGCCACCACTTGGTGGAC contains the following coding sequences:
- a CDS encoding NADPH-dependent FMN reductase — encoded protein: MLGTVATLTASKTYTGLGDLPHFNPDDDRDPLHPEVASLRAAIKEADAVLICTPEYAGGLPGSFKNLLDWTVGGGEMYGKPVAWINASSVAAPTGGRDAHDSLRKVLTYAGAKIVDEACARIPVSRADVADGQVADPDLRGRIAVAVMHLRAAG
- a CDS encoding phosphoribosylaminoimidazolesuccinocarboxamide synthase translates to MTPLPIPERLATGKVRDLFAVGDDRLLVVASDRISAFERVFPTSVPGKGRVLTAMSVFWFRELADVLPNHLVACEGPLIPETVRGRALLVERLDMLPVEAVVRGYLTGRGYADYRRSGQVCGLSLPAGLAESARLPEPIFTPSTKARPGEKDENIDFDTCVSVLGRALAEEVREASLELYRRGAARAAEQGLLLADTKFEFGIGAGGGLVLADELLTPDSARYWLADGHQPGVPQPSFDKQHVRDWLVDPASGWDCVSPLPPLPPEVVTATRDRYIEAYHRITGLSLADWPRDPADLRQPPSRLGQCGGVGDRRDPHREQDVHRPRRSAALQPR
- a CDS encoding SAM hydrolase/SAM-dependent halogenase family protein, which codes for MAYDWISVTTDYGLRDGFVAACHGVIARLAPAVRVIDVTHEVPAQDIRHGAMALAQTVPYLPESVHVAVVDPGVGTARLGVVVVADDGLLVGPDNGLLLPAAQALGGVRAAYELAEPSLRLPATSATFHGRDVFAPAAAHLALGVAPSDFGDPVDGLVAMPEPFVAAFPGKLVSEVLTVDHFGNVQLAATPADLELSGLSGAVSVHSERVAVTTVLGRTFADVPAGSPVLYTDSAGRLAVAVNGGSAAAVLGLGPAQECTITSSPTAT
- a CDS encoding MOSC domain-containing protein; translation: MARIARLTYYPVKSCAGIDVPSAEVTETGLAHDRVFQVITPDGDILTQRPHPIMATVRPRVLGDRLALSAPGREDVVIAIRRDGPRRPVSMLTWHGEGVRQDPRADEWFSDLLGRPAELIGVTPDHDRVSGGEFPGQAAFGDAHALLLASESSLDSLNERIAAAQGEPVPMDRFRPNIVISGWAEPHREDEARELEVGTAKLGYAERCVRCTVPMVDQETGAKAGPEPIRTLATYRRDPGGGVVFGMKAAVLRPGQVAVGDEVIVHSWAGPSPSTAAAEPPFTATARRPAESV
- a CDS encoding amino acid ABC transporter ATP-binding protein, giving the protein MTTAVRSSSVELRDIHVSFGTLEVLRGVDLRVESGKTTCIIGPSGSGKSTLLRCVNRLQEPDSGDLLLDGESVIRSDPDALRQRVGMVFQHFNLFGHRSVLDNIVLPLRSVKKLSKEEASAIARARLAEVGLADKAPYRPSALSGGQQQRVAIARALAMDPEVMLFDEATSALDPELVKGVLNLMAGLASRGLTLIVVTHEMGFARSVADEVAFMDAGRIVEQGPPAQLFDEPESPRLQRFLSQVL
- a CDS encoding amino acid ABC transporter permease codes for the protein MDDFVNTFLDWDYISQVLPDLLKTGLLNTLILSVSSALIGTVVGMVLAVMGLSTKWWLRWPARVYTDIFRGLPAILTILLIGQGLGTLARDVVGTNPYPMGILALSLIAAAYIGEIFRSGIQSVDKGQLEASRALGMSYTKSMLLVIIPQGVRRVLPALVNQFIALVKDSSLVYVLGLLSGQRELFRIGQDLAANTGNLSPLVAAGVFFLVITVPLTHLVNYIDKKLRTGRKVRADDPGDGDELDLVASGKVPS